In a genomic window of Physeter macrocephalus isolate SW-GA chromosome 14, ASM283717v5, whole genome shotgun sequence:
- the LOC102994950 gene encoding LOW QUALITY PROTEIN: putative serine/threonine-protein phosphatase 4 regulatory subunit 1-like (The sequence of the model RefSeq protein was modified relative to this genomic sequence to represent the inferred CDS: inserted 2 bases in 2 codons), producing MAGIPLYFVDLQDDLDDSFISALSSLRYSEASAGKACESSRRATGPVLPRVTAFLDVLGQDNLPALXRLEKYTFSGNIFNCQIIARGLPDIFRDFSNNEEDFVTVMEVVVRLSEDAEPTVRAELLQQVPPIAIFLQENRSDFPVVLPEHLIPIVVRCLTDPNNQIICKLASELSNTTVERLLLPRFCEPCGFQVRKVCATNFGDICHAVGQEATEKFLLPKFFELCSDNARGVRKACAECFTAVSHDTSREGRRAALSPLCITPISDPCRRARQAAFQSLGPFIFTFANPSRAGLYSREDGTLTPSIGPPAPYLDSDFTSGSPRISPPGAGSHGNMSSACSTKPGQAEPALPMEGTSPDTSNFLCISSSSNGLMENPAEGSVLAGAELTRLPPXATKLPAINDLPVNSHPGPDSWARPGSPEDVCNNFLYWRTPLPDISKDLELLLSEAGPQEEGGGTPRPCVGAVWLGARFRESWMVCRST from the exons CCTTCATCTCA GCATTGTCAAGTCTGCGGTACTCTGAGGCTTCAGCCGGGAAGGCCTGCGAAAGTAGCAGGCGTGCGACCGGCCCCGTCTTGCCCAG GGTGACAGCCTTCTTGGACGTTCTGGGCCAGGACAACCTGCCTGCAC CTCGCCTGGAAAAGTACACTTTCAGCGGCAACATCTTCAACTG TCAGATTATCGCCAGAGGGCTGCCTGATATCTTCCGGGACTTCAGTAACAATGAAGAAGACTTCGTAACGGTAATGGAGGTCGTGGTCAGATTGTCAGAAGATGCAG AGCCCACAGTGCGGGCTGAGCTGCTGCAACAAGTTCCTCCTATTGCCATTTTTCTGCAAGAAAACAGATCCGATTTTCCAGTGGTGCTCCCTGAACATCTCATACCCATCGTGGTGCGGTGCCTCACAGATCCAAACAACCAG ATAATCTGCAAGCTGGCGTCAGAGCTGAGCAACACCACAGTCGAACGCCTGCTGCTCCCTCGATTCTGTGAGCCGTGTGGTTTTCAAGTTCGGAAG GTATGTGCCACAAATTTTGGTGATATTTGTCATGCTGTCGGACAAGAAGCCACTGAGAAATTTTTG CTGCCGAAGTTTTTTGAGCTCTGCTCAGACAACGCACGGGGGGTGAGGAAAGCCTGTGCGGAGTGCTTCACGGCCGTGTCCCACGACACGTCCCGCGAGGGCCGCCGGGCCGCGCTCTCGCCGCTCTGTATCACGCCGATCAGCGACCCCTGTCGACGG GCGCGCCAGGCTGCCTTCCAGTCCCTGGGCCCCTTCATCTTCACCTTTGCCAACCCCTCCAGGGCTGGCCTTTATAGTCGAGAAGATGGCACCCTCACCCCGAGCATCGGACCACCGGCTCCGTATTTGGACTCGGATTTCACCTCTGGGTCACCTCGGATTTCACCTCCGGGTGCAGGCAGCCATGGTAACATGTCCTCAGCCTG TTCAACAAAGCCGGGCCAGGCAGAGCCAGCTCTACCCATGGAAGGCACATCCCCGGACACCAGCAATTTCCTGTGCATCAGTAGCTCCTCCAATGGCCTGATGGAGAACCCAGCGGAAGGCTCTGTCTTGGCTGGAGCCGAGTTGACCAGGCTTCCCC AGGCCACGAAGCTCCCCGCTATTAACGACCTCCCCGTCAACAGCCATCCTGGACCAGACTCCTGGGCCCGGCCGGGGAGTCCTGAGGACGTTTGCAATAATTTCCTTTATTGGCGAACTCCTCTCCCTGACATAAGCAAGGACTTAGAGCTGCTCCTGAGCGAGGCTGGCCCGCAGGAGGAAGGTGGCGGCACACCCAGGCCGTGCGTAGGAGCTGTGTGGCTAGGAGCGAGATTCAGAGAGTCCTGGATGGTTTGCAGGAGCACGTGA